Proteins from a single region of Sneathiella aquimaris:
- a CDS encoding AAA family ATPase, whose amino-acid sequence MRPENFKTPDNQIETIQAFVHDSAAEGQLKSCFEAFDLTNYQIMQGGLEDAIRVFREEPSPSLLIVDISHSDMPLSGMEELAKVCAPYVKVLAIGVEDKVGLYRNLIMRGVSEYLVTPLPQELLQATISKIALGSPASASDPKAGKVLGVFHASGGAGATTIACSLSHVLSAEFGRRIMLLDLDVGSGGASLLFGLNGNKGAADLFKHPERMDDLLVQRAAQQINPRLEFLGSSEVTVNSSNFSEEEYAALLGVLKPKYHYVILDVPYHLAQTGLTPVRLCDHGLFIVEPSIQSIRNTKKIMDYCSNDLGHPFQMTVILNHSRPLKKSGPALDQIEAYLERQIDHIIPFDAASVGQAELNAVPPSQIKGKFSHQVMLLAGRLSGQELKNEKHSVFSFFKGRQGMHVRKKK is encoded by the coding sequence ATGAGGCCAGAGAATTTCAAAACGCCGGACAACCAGATCGAGACCATACAGGCTTTTGTTCACGATAGCGCTGCGGAAGGGCAGCTCAAATCCTGTTTTGAGGCTTTTGACCTGACAAATTATCAAATAATGCAGGGTGGATTGGAAGATGCCATCAGGGTGTTTCGGGAGGAACCCTCTCCTTCGCTATTGATTGTTGATATTTCACATTCCGATATGCCTTTGTCAGGCATGGAAGAGTTGGCAAAAGTCTGTGCTCCTTATGTAAAAGTCTTGGCGATTGGCGTAGAAGACAAAGTGGGATTGTACCGAAATCTAATCATGCGCGGCGTTTCTGAGTATCTTGTAACGCCTTTGCCGCAGGAATTATTGCAGGCGACGATCTCTAAAATTGCACTGGGATCGCCCGCCTCTGCATCTGATCCCAAAGCCGGAAAAGTTCTGGGCGTATTTCATGCCAGCGGGGGGGCAGGGGCAACAACGATTGCGTGTTCGTTATCGCATGTTTTGTCAGCGGAATTCGGTCGGCGAATAATGTTATTGGATTTGGATGTCGGGTCGGGAGGCGCAAGCCTGCTTTTCGGACTCAATGGGAATAAAGGGGCGGCTGATCTTTTTAAACATCCTGAACGCATGGATGATTTACTCGTGCAGCGCGCGGCCCAGCAGATAAATCCAAGGCTGGAATTTTTGGGAAGCTCTGAAGTAACGGTCAATTCTTCGAATTTTTCAGAGGAAGAATATGCGGCATTACTGGGCGTTTTAAAACCAAAATACCATTATGTTATTTTGGACGTTCCATACCATTTGGCGCAAACCGGTTTAACGCCAGTAAGGCTATGTGATCATGGCCTTTTTATCGTTGAACCGAGCATACAGTCCATTCGAAATACAAAAAAAATAATGGATTATTGTTCTAACGATTTGGGGCACCCGTTTCAGATGACGGTTATTTTAAATCACAGCAGGCCTCTAAAAAAATCAGGGCCGGCTTTAGATCAAATCGAAGCTTATTTAGAAAGACAGATTGATCACATTATTCCGTTTGACGCCGCGTCTGTCGGACAGGCAGAGCTGAACGCAGTTCCTCCGAGCCAGATAAAAGGTAAATTTTCACACCAGGTTATGCTTCTGGCAGGCCGATTGAGTGGGC
- a CDS encoding type II and III secretion system protein family protein: MRMRLLLTIFLFFSCMVGVQARPTLYLNVNEGHLQKPNQPVQDILITNPEIADVQITQGNGLFIYGKIPGVTHIVALGAGDKILFDRIIEVQRDLGRLRAVLKAEFPNENIAVSVSPGSLMMSGEVSDPQIMDQMLSVVKGYLGKEETLINKMTLASALQVNLKVRIMEMNRRATKDLGINWDILLKPGSFAIGLVAGRNPLTLNDSILPKLGLSGQGSSGLIGLDGSSGSLNAVIDAMVEDNLVTVLAEPNLTSRSGKTASFFAGGEFPIPVAASNDRITVEFKKFGVILDMTPTVLSNNRIRLHIRPEVSELSTAGAVVIQDITVPGISIRRTEATIELASGQSFSVAGLLQNQQRNLVSEVPWLADIDVLGALFRSQKFQKSETELVMIATAHIVRPRDTDDFRSPLEGLNLSSPDVIQKTGKLLNEQSPATLKQLNTPSGNSPPKTHGYIY; this comes from the coding sequence ATGAGGATGCGCCTGCTTCTGACAATATTTCTGTTTTTTTCCTGTATGGTCGGGGTTCAGGCGCGTCCGACCCTTTATCTGAATGTGAACGAGGGACATCTTCAAAAACCAAACCAGCCAGTACAGGATATTTTAATCACAAATCCGGAAATAGCGGACGTCCAGATTACACAGGGAAATGGACTTTTTATTTATGGAAAGATCCCGGGTGTTACCCACATCGTCGCGTTGGGGGCCGGGGACAAAATCTTGTTTGACCGAATAATCGAGGTGCAGCGAGATTTGGGACGCCTGAGAGCCGTGCTGAAAGCGGAGTTTCCCAATGAAAATATTGCGGTCTCTGTTTCGCCTGGGAGTTTGATGATGTCTGGGGAAGTGTCGGATCCTCAGATCATGGATCAAATGCTGTCTGTGGTGAAAGGTTATCTTGGCAAAGAGGAGACACTTATCAACAAGATGACGCTTGCCTCTGCATTGCAAGTGAACCTGAAGGTTCGAATTATGGAAATGAACCGAAGGGCAACCAAGGATCTGGGTATCAATTGGGATATTCTTCTAAAGCCTGGTTCATTTGCGATTGGATTGGTTGCTGGCCGCAACCCGCTTACGCTGAACGACTCGATTCTGCCGAAACTGGGGTTGAGCGGGCAGGGTAGTAGTGGGCTAATTGGGCTGGACGGAAGTTCGGGAAGTCTGAATGCGGTGATTGATGCGATGGTTGAAGATAACCTCGTGACGGTTCTGGCAGAGCCAAATCTGACCTCACGATCGGGAAAAACGGCCAGTTTCTTTGCGGGGGGCGAGTTTCCAATTCCTGTGGCGGCGTCTAACGATCGCATTACTGTCGAATTTAAAAAATTCGGCGTCATTCTCGATATGACCCCAACGGTGCTGTCAAATAATCGTATCCGCCTGCATATTCGCCCGGAGGTAAGCGAATTGTCGACAGCGGGCGCAGTTGTCATTCAAGATATTACGGTTCCTGGAATTTCCATTCGACGAACCGAAGCAACAATCGAGCTGGCAAGCGGACAAAGCTTTTCAGTAGCGGGTTTGTTGCAAAACCAGCAACGAAATCTGGTGAGCGAGGTCCCGTGGTTGGCCGATATCGATGTGTTGGGAGCCTTGTTTCGCTCTCAGAAATTTCAGAAATCTGAAACCGAGCTTGTGATGATTGCAACGGCCCATATCGTTCGGCCTCGGGATACAGATGACTTCAGATCTCCGCTGGAAGGGCTGAACCTATCGTCACCGGATGTTATTCAAAAGACTGGAAAACTGCTGAATGAACAATCTCCCGCGACGTTAAAACAACTTAATACGCCTTCCGGAAATTCCCCACCGAAGACACACGGATATATTTATTGA
- a CDS encoding RcpC/CpaB family pilus assembly protein — protein sequence MKSFIFFFCCILFLGAAIYLGFMLPGWSHVIAPTRANNQITQLEKLAVVTEDMAPGSILGIDSLSGSRRPDPTHKFYLLSDVEARVDRYFSVNAALFRGEPIPVGAITWISENEFLRKTLRAGHQALSLSGREVALNRADINPGDYLDLYLTVALNGQTPKTETVLLASNIRVLKTYPETTADVGRLSDLTVEIPDGQVTTFQNWKTRGQLSVSVLPNSQTPQGHANKQQIISASLQRLQKSLEALVQPANIPARPIIIQRGQDRFVFERQPDLKRGISQ from the coding sequence ATGAAGTCATTCATCTTTTTCTTTTGCTGCATCCTGTTCTTGGGCGCCGCCATATATTTGGGGTTTATGCTGCCCGGCTGGTCGCATGTAATTGCACCGACACGGGCAAACAACCAGATCACTCAGTTAGAGAAGCTGGCGGTGGTGACAGAAGATATGGCGCCCGGCAGCATTCTTGGCATTGACAGTTTATCTGGATCACGTCGGCCCGACCCAACCCATAAATTCTATCTGTTGAGCGATGTTGAAGCGCGCGTGGATCGATATTTTTCTGTTAATGCCGCCCTTTTCCGCGGGGAGCCAATACCGGTTGGCGCAATCACCTGGATTTCCGAAAATGAGTTTCTTCGAAAAACCCTCCGAGCAGGGCATCAGGCGCTCTCTTTGAGTGGCCGTGAAGTGGCGCTGAACCGGGCTGATATTAATCCGGGAGACTATCTGGATCTTTATCTTACGGTTGCGTTGAACGGTCAGACACCGAAAACAGAAACTGTCCTGCTCGCATCCAATATCCGCGTTCTTAAAACCTATCCTGAAACCACCGCGGACGTGGGTCGCCTGTCCGATTTAACCGTAGAAATACCGGACGGGCAAGTCACGACCTTTCAGAACTGGAAGACACGGGGGCAACTGTCAGTGTCGGTTTTACCGAATAGTCAAACACCGCAGGGGCACGCAAACAAGCAGCAGATCATTTCGGCATCTCTTCAGCGGTTGCAAAAATCATTGGAAGCCCTCGTTCAGCCTGCAAATATCCCGGCTCGACCTATTATTATCCAACGGGGTCAGGATCGGTTTGTTTTTGAAAGACAGCCTGATCTGAAGCGAGGAATAAGCCAATGA
- a CDS encoding A24 family peptidase: protein MPESLTFLKFMTFLIPIIAIFLLCFAGVMDLRFRIIPNRVSVFLIILFFSFYGLSARKIDLPLHLLWGGITFLFLLGLYAINRLGGGDVKLLASAALWCGPIAGPEFLLLTSLFGGVLALVAIFPMSQALWEWAKIRFNLSESLFLFPNQYSVPYGLAIAVGASYGIWQAYVV, encoded by the coding sequence ATGCCGGAATCGCTAACTTTTCTCAAATTCATGACGTTTTTGATACCCATCATTGCAATCTTTCTCCTTTGCTTTGCTGGCGTCATGGATTTGCGGTTTCGGATTATACCGAACCGGGTATCGGTATTCCTGATTATTCTGTTTTTCAGTTTTTATGGTCTGTCAGCCCGTAAAATTGACCTGCCCCTTCATTTGTTATGGGGCGGTATTACTTTTTTATTTTTGCTCGGGTTATATGCCATCAACAGGCTTGGCGGCGGCGATGTAAAATTGTTGGCATCCGCTGCCCTATGGTGCGGGCCTATAGCGGGGCCAGAATTTTTACTGCTGACGAGTTTGTTCGGTGGCGTACTGGCGTTGGTTGCCATTTTTCCAATGTCTCAGGCGTTATGGGAGTGGGCAAAAATTCGGTTCAATTTGTCCGAAAGCCTGTTCCTGTTTCCGAACCAATATTCGGTACCCTACGGTCTGGCCATCGCGGTCGGCGCCTCATACGGGATATGGCAAGCCTATGTGGTGTAA
- a CDS encoding Flp family type IVb pilin yields the protein MNFIKSFYKCESGVTSVEYALLAAAAAAVVGTAGSAFYGRVSEAMGNIQFGGGAGGGASSGD from the coding sequence ATGAATTTCATTAAGAGTTTTTATAAATGTGAAAGCGGCGTTACATCGGTGGAATATGCACTGCTCGCAGCAGCGGCGGCGGCTGTTGTCGGAACTGCGGGAAGTGCCTTTTATGGCCGTGTCAGCGAAGCCATGGGAAATATTCAGTTTGGTGGTGGTGCCGGTGGCGGCGCATCGAGTGGCGATTAA
- a CDS encoding glycosyltransferase family protein, which translates to MTKDSARRILIYSHDSFGLGHLRRCRTLAHALVEQNQNLSVLILSGSPIIGSFDFKARVDFVRIPGIIKLRNGEYTSLSLHIDTEQTLAMRASIIRHTAETFDPDILIVDKEPFGLRGEVEETLRFLKTKGTRLVLGLRDVLDDPALLVPEWKRKNVLPALQDLYDDIWVFGIEQLYNPLQEIALPADVKRKITYTGYLPRAVSVGAEPAILEELDAPYALITVGGGGDGEVLVDWVLRAYESGDPPPINALFVFGPFMPPETQNSFRDRISKLDMVRAVTFDNHMESLMSKASAVVAMGGYNTFCEVLSMDKRALIIPRTVPRLEQYIRATRAAELGLISVLIDDGVRSASTMTTALKHLSQQKKPSETVIPGLLDGLTNVNRLAQLRFQERDKAREKNTLSFRKADG; encoded by the coding sequence ATGACGAAAGACAGCGCACGGCGCATCCTGATTTATAGCCACGACTCTTTTGGTCTGGGGCATCTGAGAAGATGCCGGACACTTGCCCATGCCCTTGTCGAACAGAACCAAAATCTGTCAGTCCTAATTTTATCAGGCTCTCCAATTATTGGGAGTTTTGATTTTAAAGCGCGGGTAGATTTCGTTAGAATTCCAGGCATCATTAAACTGAGAAACGGTGAATATACGTCTTTAAGCCTGCACATTGATACAGAGCAGACTTTGGCAATGCGTGCCTCCATCATTCGCCACACAGCAGAGACGTTCGATCCGGACATCCTTATTGTCGACAAGGAACCTTTTGGACTAAGAGGAGAGGTGGAAGAAACTCTCAGGTTCCTGAAAACAAAAGGAACACGGCTTGTTTTAGGTCTTCGGGACGTACTGGATGATCCCGCGCTGCTGGTGCCCGAATGGAAACGCAAAAACGTTCTGCCCGCCCTTCAGGATCTCTATGATGATATCTGGGTTTTTGGTATCGAGCAGTTATACAATCCGCTACAGGAAATCGCCCTGCCCGCAGATGTAAAACGTAAAATCACCTATACTGGATACTTGCCGCGAGCGGTATCGGTTGGCGCGGAACCTGCAATACTTGAGGAACTGGACGCACCTTATGCCCTGATTACTGTTGGCGGCGGCGGCGATGGTGAGGTCCTTGTGGACTGGGTCTTGAGAGCCTACGAATCTGGTGATCCGCCCCCTATCAACGCGCTCTTTGTATTCGGTCCGTTCATGCCGCCTGAAACGCAAAACTCTTTTCGAGACCGGATTTCAAAACTGGATATGGTAAGGGCTGTCACGTTTGACAATCATATGGAAAGCCTGATGTCCAAGGCTTCTGCTGTCGTCGCAATGGGAGGCTATAATACCTTTTGCGAAGTCCTTTCGATGGATAAAAGAGCGCTTATTATTCCGCGAACGGTCCCTCGTCTGGAACAGTATATTCGGGCGACTCGGGCGGCTGAACTGGGCTTGATTAGTGTCCTTATTGACGATGGCGTTCGATCAGCGTCGACGATGACCACCGCCCTTAAACATCTTTCGCAACAGAAAAAACCGTCCGAAACTGTAATTCCAGGACTTTTGGACGGCCTGACAAATGTAAACCGACTAGCACAATTGCGGTTTCAGGAAAGAGACAAAGCGAGAGAAAAAAATACACTTTCCTTTCGCAAAGCAGACGGATAG
- a CDS encoding glucosaminidase domain-containing protein yields the protein MKQALVTFILGILIVGLVGYYNYGGFFSSKGDAHPRETVRFSTIKDLDKYFTLHEISVEKWRAGEVQIPRILIQDIPSKWPEHALENVTVEKKKALFLRFSIPLVLIANEEIKAERKTVMRFLSKTELDDGDKKRVRRLAQKYKLDEDIPLRKLLAQLKTRVGPIPVSMGVAQMIEESGWGTSRFAIEGNALFGQWSFSKGMKPKEQRAEKGDYRIRSFKTPLDSVRAYILNLNTNQAYAAFRKERSRRLNAGEALKGASMIAFLKSYSERGEEYISSIRSIIASNKLAPFDRARLSSGPTVEFIPSVFAG from the coding sequence TTGAAGCAGGCTCTTGTAACTTTTATTCTTGGCATCTTGATTGTCGGGCTGGTCGGATATTATAACTATGGCGGATTTTTCTCTTCCAAAGGGGATGCCCATCCTAGGGAAACGGTGCGTTTTTCGACGATTAAAGATTTGGACAAGTATTTCACTCTTCATGAAATATCGGTAGAGAAATGGCGAGCAGGGGAGGTCCAGATCCCTAGAATTTTGATTCAGGACATTCCTTCGAAATGGCCAGAACATGCCTTGGAAAATGTGACGGTTGAGAAAAAGAAGGCGCTGTTTTTAAGGTTTTCCATTCCTCTCGTGCTGATCGCTAACGAAGAAATTAAAGCGGAACGCAAGACAGTAATGAGATTTCTTTCAAAAACGGAGTTGGACGACGGCGACAAAAAACGGGTCAGGCGTCTTGCGCAGAAATATAAGCTGGATGAGGACATCCCCCTTCGGAAATTATTGGCTCAGCTTAAAACCCGGGTTGGCCCAATTCCTGTGTCTATGGGGGTTGCCCAAATGATTGAAGAAAGCGGTTGGGGAACTTCACGTTTCGCCATTGAGGGCAATGCATTATTTGGCCAATGGAGTTTTTCTAAAGGTATGAAGCCCAAAGAGCAGCGAGCAGAAAAAGGGGATTACCGCATTCGCTCTTTCAAGACCCCGTTAGACTCTGTCCGAGCATATATACTGAACCTGAACACAAATCAGGCATATGCCGCTTTTCGAAAAGAACGTAGTCGACGATTAAATGCGGGAGAGGCGCTAAAAGGGGCATCAATGATTGCTTTTCTCAAATCCTATTCGGAACGGGGTGAAGAATATATATCGTCTATCCGTTCGATTATCGCTTCCAACAAACTAGCACCGTTTGATCGGGCCAGGTTATCTTCTGGCCCAACTGTGGAATTCATACCCTCTGTTTTTGCAGGCTAG
- a CDS encoding glycosyltransferase family 4 protein, giving the protein MSNKRNAAIFYEQEGFSTGGERLLGRQSAGESFLKGYLKFGDQDQLYCYTDHPGKFKAFESQIASWSNQAPPSTWINPMTLGRMSEPGCLFYSGPSIGPFAWQRRHIGTNSFSLCGLTHTISSMEVMDTFGDLAIAPFEEWDALICTSVSVKKTVEHVLANYSEYLEQRNGGKVKLPVQLPIIPLGINCDDFAETPEKLAWRKTFRESHKIGADDIVILYVGRLAAHAKAHPLPMYQALEIAAAKTNKKLHLVQAGWFATAAIENQFRSGARKFCPSVNCIFLDGRDMDVRTNIWQAADIFTSLSDNIQETFGITPVEAMAAGLPVVATDWDGYRETVRHGIDGLLVRTTMPAAGCGLDLAYRYQVGIDSYDRYVGQVGLFTNVDTQDCANAYLTLIEDSALRNRMGAAGKARANEVYDWNVLIPTYQDLWADLADRRIKAEKNVFRTPVPLRDDPFKLFAHYPTELMKPQTRVRICEKAVGKVENYLGDTMGNGASIIMPNAATIEDFVKAIADAETLSLQELATAFKMPIGKMIRIAGWLAKMNLVSVVKAE; this is encoded by the coding sequence GTGAGCAATAAACGAAATGCAGCTATTTTCTACGAGCAAGAAGGATTTAGCACTGGCGGTGAACGTCTTCTGGGACGGCAATCTGCTGGAGAAAGCTTTCTCAAAGGGTATTTGAAGTTTGGGGATCAGGATCAGCTTTATTGCTATACGGACCACCCGGGAAAATTTAAGGCATTCGAAAGCCAGATCGCGTCCTGGTCTAATCAGGCTCCGCCGTCAACATGGATAAACCCCATGACGCTCGGGCGTATGAGCGAGCCGGGGTGTCTGTTTTATTCTGGACCTTCAATCGGTCCGTTCGCCTGGCAACGGCGACATATCGGGACCAATAGTTTTAGCCTTTGTGGATTGACGCATACCATTTCGTCGATGGAAGTCATGGATACGTTTGGCGATCTTGCTATTGCACCCTTTGAAGAATGGGATGCCTTGATCTGCACATCTGTTTCGGTGAAAAAAACGGTCGAACACGTGCTCGCAAACTATTCCGAGTATCTGGAGCAGAGAAATGGTGGAAAGGTAAAATTACCCGTTCAGCTGCCGATCATTCCACTTGGAATTAATTGTGACGATTTTGCTGAGACGCCTGAAAAATTGGCATGGCGTAAGACGTTCAGAGAAAGTCACAAGATTGGCGCGGATGATATTGTTATCTTATATGTTGGCAGACTTGCCGCACATGCAAAGGCGCATCCTCTTCCGATGTATCAGGCTCTGGAAATTGCAGCTGCAAAAACCAACAAAAAATTGCATTTGGTACAAGCCGGCTGGTTTGCAACAGCGGCAATTGAAAATCAGTTTAGAAGTGGTGCGCGAAAATTTTGTCCGTCTGTGAATTGTATCTTTCTGGACGGTCGGGATATGGATGTCCGTACGAATATCTGGCAGGCTGCCGACATCTTTACTTCCTTGTCGGATAACATTCAGGAAACGTTTGGTATAACACCGGTCGAGGCGATGGCCGCAGGGTTACCTGTTGTTGCAACCGATTGGGATGGGTATCGTGAAACCGTGCGTCACGGGATTGATGGATTGCTGGTCAGAACGACCATGCCGGCCGCTGGGTGCGGTTTGGATTTGGCCTATCGATATCAGGTTGGCATTGATAGCTATGACCGGTATGTCGGTCAGGTCGGGCTGTTTACCAATGTCGACACACAGGACTGCGCCAACGCTTACCTAACTCTGATTGAAGACAGTGCTTTGCGAAACAGGATGGGGGCAGCAGGTAAAGCACGGGCCAATGAGGTGTACGACTGGAACGTTCTAATTCCGACCTATCAGGATTTATGGGCCGATCTTGCAGACCGCCGCATAAAGGCGGAGAAAAATGTTTTTCGAACACCTGTTCCGTTACGGGACGATCCCTTTAAACTTTTTGCGCATTATCCGACGGAACTGATGAAACCTCAGACCAGAGTAAGGATTTGTGAAAAAGCTGTAGGAAAGGTCGAAAACTATCTGGGGGACACAATGGGCAATGGGGCATCGATAATCATGCCAAACGCTGCCACCATCGAAGACTTCGTTAAAGCCATCGCAGATGCTGAAACACTGTCGCTTCAGGAGCTGGCAACAGCTTTTAAAATGCCCATTGGGAAAATGATCAGGATCGCAGGTTGGCTCGCGAAAATGAACCTGGTATCGGTGGTGAAAGCTGAATAA
- the paaE gene encoding 1,2-phenylacetyl-CoA epoxidase subunit PaaE, giving the protein MSVFHSLTISDVVRETKDAISVSFDVPEKLRDAYRFEQGQHLTLKAEINGEDVRRSYSICSAVGDPELKVAIKKIDDGVFSTFANENFKPGQVMDVMVPQGRFNTPLDPHHSKNYLLVAAGSGITPIISILKTILKTEEKSKVTLIYGNRTVSSILFLEQIEDLKNQYQNRLNLIHILSREEQDAALFNGRINREKCETLFDGALDVRSFDDAFICGPESMIMDVQGFLIDNGLPKDHIHFELFITDAAIAAANKPKQDPHANDAGPEHTVSVILDGQTTEVGIPEEGVSILDAALEKGVDLPFACKGGVCSTCRAKVIQGEVRMDLNYALEDDEVAEGFVLTCQSHPTSDDVIVDFDA; this is encoded by the coding sequence ATGAGTGTTTTTCATAGTTTAACGATTTCAGATGTTGTGCGGGAAACGAAAGATGCGATTTCTGTATCATTTGATGTTCCTGAAAAACTGCGCGATGCCTATCGATTTGAGCAAGGTCAGCATTTGACCTTAAAAGCTGAAATAAACGGGGAGGATGTAAGAAGGTCCTACTCGATTTGCAGTGCCGTTGGGGATCCGGAACTTAAAGTGGCCATTAAAAAAATCGATGATGGTGTTTTTTCCACATTCGCCAATGAAAATTTTAAACCAGGACAGGTGATGGATGTCATGGTGCCGCAAGGACGGTTTAACACGCCACTTGATCCGCACCATTCGAAAAACTACCTGCTTGTCGCTGCTGGAAGCGGAATAACACCGATTATTTCTATTCTTAAAACGATCTTGAAAACTGAAGAAAAAAGCAAAGTGACGCTGATATACGGAAACCGGACAGTGTCGAGTATCCTGTTTCTTGAGCAGATTGAAGACCTTAAAAACCAGTATCAAAATCGGCTGAACCTGATTCATATACTGAGTAGAGAAGAACAGGACGCGGCCCTGTTTAATGGTCGGATAAATCGGGAGAAATGCGAAACATTGTTCGACGGGGCCCTGGATGTCCGGTCATTCGATGATGCGTTCATCTGTGGCCCTGAAAGTATGATCATGGATGTTCAGGGCTTTCTAATCGATAACGGTCTGCCAAAAGACCATATTCATTTTGAGCTTTTCATAACAGACGCTGCGATCGCTGCCGCCAATAAACCGAAACAGGACCCACATGCCAATGATGCAGGGCCCGAACATACTGTTTCGGTAATTCTCGACGGACAAACAACAGAAGTCGGCATACCAGAAGAAGGTGTGTCCATACTGGACGCGGCTCTTGAAAAAGGTGTCGATCTGCCCTTTGCCTGTAAAGGCGGGGTATGCAGTACATGCCGCGCTAAAGTTATTCAAGGAGAGGTTCGGATGGATCTGAACTATGCACTTGAAGATGACGAAGTCGCGGAGGGGTTTGTCCTTACCTGTCAGTCTCACCCGACAAGTGATGATGTCATTGTAGACTTTGATGCATAA
- the paaD gene encoding 1,2-phenylacetyl-CoA epoxidase subunit PaaD produces MEQNNVKGDIEAVRQVLEQVKDPEIPVLTIEDMGIVQGIEFPGDGVRVSITPTYSGCPAMDTIAEDIRVALTLHGYKDVDIKTVLSPAWSTDLISENGKKKLEEFGIAPPSSSAKAALLGHETVRCPQCKSENTEKVSEFGSTACKALYKCVDCLEPFDYFKCV; encoded by the coding sequence ATGGAACAGAATAATGTAAAAGGGGACATAGAGGCGGTCAGGCAGGTGCTGGAACAGGTGAAAGATCCGGAAATTCCCGTTTTGACAATAGAAGATATGGGCATTGTGCAGGGGATCGAGTTTCCGGGAGACGGGGTTCGGGTCTCGATTACGCCAACCTATTCAGGCTGCCCGGCGATGGATACGATTGCCGAGGATATTCGGGTCGCCTTGACATTGCATGGATATAAGGACGTTGACATTAAAACAGTGTTGTCGCCCGCTTGGTCGACTGACCTTATTTCAGAAAACGGCAAGAAAAAACTGGAAGAATTTGGCATTGCGCCGCCGTCATCCAGTGCAAAGGCGGCATTGTTGGGGCACGAAACGGTGCGGTGCCCGCAATGCAAGTCTGAAAATACAGAAAAAGTTAGTGAATTTGGTTCGACGGCATGTAAGGCGCTCTATAAATGTGTCGATTGTCTTGAACCGTTCGATTATTTCAAATGTGTCTAG
- the paaC gene encoding 1,2-phenylacetyl-CoA epoxidase subunit PaaC yields the protein MSNNEDLFEYLVRLGDNSLILGQRLAEWCGKAPVLEEELALMNVGLDLVGQARLLLDYAGKVEGKGRDEDALAFHRDAQAWRNLLLVEQPNGDFAKTMARQFFFDCFQYVQFEALCSSADQTLSEIAVKSLKEITYHRRHSSDWVIRLGDGNEESHERMQTAINELWGFTPEMFDMDAVDDAMAKAGIGVDTASLQEKWNAMVDAVLEEATLVRPEVTWSVRGSKVGKHSEHLGYILAEMQFLPRAYPDAKW from the coding sequence ATGTCAAATAACGAAGATTTATTCGAGTATCTGGTTCGGCTCGGGGATAACAGTCTGATTTTGGGTCAACGCCTTGCGGAATGGTGCGGTAAGGCACCTGTTCTGGAAGAGGAGCTGGCCTTGATGAATGTCGGGCTGGATCTGGTTGGACAGGCTCGGTTATTGCTTGATTATGCCGGGAAGGTTGAAGGAAAAGGTCGCGACGAAGACGCTTTGGCGTTTCATCGGGATGCGCAAGCATGGCGAAACCTTCTATTGGTCGAACAGCCGAATGGCGATTTCGCCAAAACAATGGCCCGTCAGTTTTTCTTTGATTGTTTTCAGTATGTGCAATTTGAAGCCCTTTGTTCTTCTGCCGATCAAACGCTCTCTGAAATTGCCGTAAAATCGTTGAAAGAAATCACCTATCACCGACGTCACAGCAGTGACTGGGTTATTCGGTTAGGGGATGGTAATGAAGAAAGCCATGAACGCATGCAAACCGCGATCAATGAACTTTGGGGGTTCACACCTGAAATGTTTGATATGGATGCGGTTGACGATGCGATGGCCAAAGCTGGTATTGGCGTTGATACGGCTTCCTTGCAGGAGAAATGGAATGCCATGGTTGACGCTGTTTTGGAAGAAGCAACCTTGGTGCGTCCAGAGGTGACCTGGTCCGTCCGCGGTAGTAAGGTTGGCAAGCATTCTGAACATCTTGGATATATTTTGGCGGAAATGCAATTTCTTCCTAGGGCTTATCCTGACGCAAAATGGTAG